Below is a window of Pseudomonas sp. B21-040 DNA.
GCGATTTGACCCGACGGCTATCCGTCGAAAGCAACGACGAGTTCGGTGAGCTGGGCGGTTCATTCAATCAGTTTGTGGAACGCATTCACGCCTCGATCAGCGAAGTGTCTTCGGCCACCCGCCAGGTTCATGACCTGTCGCAACGGGTCATGACATCGTCCAACGCCTCGATCATCGGCTCCGACGAGCAAAGCGCTCGCACCAACAGTGTGGCCGCAGCGATTAACCAATTGGGTGCTGCTACGCAGGAAATTGCACGCAACGCTGCTGACGCTTCGCAGCATGCCAGTGGTGCCAGCGAGCAGGCGGACGATGGTCGTCAGGTGGTTGAGCGAACGATTCTGGCGATGACCGAACTGTCGCAGAAAATCAGCCTGTCCTGCACCCAAATCGAAACCCTGAACGCCAGCACCGATAACATCGGGCACATTCTGGATGTGATCAAAGGTATTTCCCAGCAGACTAATTTGCTGGCCCTGAACGCGGCCATCGAGGCGGCCCGTGCCGGTGAAGCGGGTCGTGGTTTTGCGGTGGTGGCGGATGAGGTACGCAACCTGGCGCACCGCACGCAGGAGTCAGCGGAGGAGATCCACAAGATGATCACCTCGCTGCAGATCGGTTCTCGTGAAGCGGTGACCACTATGAACGCCAGTCAGCTCTCCAGTGAACAGAGCGTCGAAGTGGCTAACCAGGCGGGCCTGCGACTGGTCAGCGTGACCCGGCGCATCGGCGAAATCGACGGTATGAACCAATCAGTCGCGGCGGCCACCGAAGAGCAGACCGCCGTGGTGGAAACGCTCAACGTCGACGTCAATCAGATCAACCTGCTGAACCAGCAGAGCGTGGCCAACCTCAATGAAACATTGAAGGATTGCGATGCCTTGTCTCAGCAGGCGAACCGGTTGAAGCAGTTGGTTGATAGCTTCAAGATCTGATTCAAAACCGCGTTATCGTTCAATCGCGGGCAAGTCGCACCGCCGCTCCCACAGGTTTCCGGTGATCCCTGTGGAAGCAGACTTGCCCGCTATGGCGGTAGATCAATCACCACCGAACGAAAGCCCTACGCAAACAACTTCAACACATTGTTCATCGCATCATCGGCAAACCCCTGCACAAAGTCCTTGAAGCCCGGCAGTGCCTCGGCACCTCCCTGCGCCGGCTCGGCGATGATGGTCCAGGTCGCGCGGGACTTGCCCGCGCCCAGGGGCTCAACGCTCATCGCTGCCCACAAATTGGCCACGCCCAACGTGTTGTAGATCGTGGTCCAGGTCATGTTCAACGCGTGGTCATTTCGCGAGTTGAGTTGTTCGACCACGAGGTTGCCGTCCTTGAAGAATTTCTTGCGCAAGGACGACACGCCTTCACCCGTCATTTCGATGTGCGACAGCGCCGGAATGAACCGATCGAAGCCGGCAAAGTTGCCGACGATTGCCCAGACTTCCTTGGCATCGGCCGGCACTTCCACCGAGGACACGACGTGGCAGCCTTGAGGATTTTTGATCAGGGTATCGGGTTGCAGAGTGCTCATGGTTTTGCTCCGTTTGGGTTGAATCAGATGAAGTTGATTTCTTTCAGGTAGTCGCAGCCACGACGCAGCAGCGCCGGGGATTTTTCCGGGTAATGCGCACCCATTTGCCGCACGCCGGCCTGGGCGTTGTCGTGGCCGATCATCGAGATGTCGCCGATGTCTTCTTCAAAGCCGTTGAGGTAAAACCCGAGCACGCCGAACAGAGCGTTGTCGCTGTCGACCCGGTCCAGTTGCTGCTGCCAGTCGGCGACGCTGACCATGGAGAACTCCCGCCCGGCCTCGCGAAAGGACGCCACGTAGTCGTCCCAGCTCAGGGGCTCGGGGTTGTGCAGGTTGAACACCGCTTTTTCAGGCTGATAGCGGCTGGCATGGAAGGCGATGAAGCGGGCGAGAAAATCCACCGGCATCAGGTCGAAATTCAGCGCGAACTCCGGTACACGACCGAGCTGGATCGAGCCTTTGAGCATCAGCATCAAGCGGTTTTTATGCGGCTGGCAGACGCCGGTCAGGCTGTTGAAACTGATGTTGCCGGGGCGATAAAGGTTGACCCGCACCCCACGCTCGCGCGCCCGTTCAAGAATCCGTTCGCCAACCCACTTGGAGAGGTTGTAGCCGTTCTTGATGTAGATCGGCGGGGTCGGCGCGGCGGGTAACTCCAGGACTCGGCCATCGGCGGTAATCGTGCTGGAGGCCGAGAGCGTGGAGACGAAATTGAAAATTTTCTTGCTGCGCCCTTCACACAACCTCAGACACTCGAAAATCGGCTCGACGTTGTCCCGCGCCAGCGACTCGTAATCGAGTACGTGATTGACGTTGGCCGCGTTGTGCACCAGTGCACCAAACTCTTGGTCGAGGCGCTCGTAAACTTCACAGGAAAGCCCCAGGAATGGACGGGCAATGTCCGCTGCGTAAACCCGCACCCGACTCAGGTCCAGATGCTCCAAGCGGTTTTCGCGCAAGGCATGAGCAAAGCGCTCAGCCGCCGTTTGCCCCCCGCCATCGCGCACCAGGCACGCGACTTCCGTTGCGCCCCAACCCAATAGCGCCTCGACAATGTGCACACCGACAAAACTGTTGGCGCCGGTGACGATCACCTTGTGCACATCGCCCATTTTGCTGACCGGCAACGGCTGAATATCCAGCTCACGGAAAGCATCGGCCAGTGCCTTTTCGCTCAGCACTTCTTCAGTACCAGAGCCACGCACCAAGGTCGCCAACTTCGCAATGGTCGGCAGCTCGATGAAGCGATTGATGGAGATGCTGCGACCAAACTCCTCACGTAATCGCAGCAACATGCGCGACAACAGAATCGAGTGGCCGCCCAGATTGAAGAAGCTTTCGTCGGTAGAAATATCGCTGACCGGCAGCTCCAGCAACTCGGCCCAGATCTCCAACAGCAGCCCCTCATCGGCACTGGCCGGCAAACGTCGCGTGGTGTTTTCCAAGACGCTGACCGGCATTGAAAGCAACGCCTTGCGGTCGACTTTGCCGTTGCTGGCGAACGGCATGCTTTGCAATTCGGTCCAGGCGCCGGGTTGCATGTAGTCCGGCAAAAACTGCACCGCGTGAGCCTTCAAGGCTTCGCGAGCGGCTCCGGGTCGGTCTTCCTGAGGCTGTGCGAGGAAAGCCAGAATGCGCCGCTGACTGTCGATGACCACCGCCACCTGGCGGAACAACTGGCTGTCGCGCAGGCAGCGCTCGATCTCTTCCGGTTCAACCCGAAAGCCGCGAATCTTCACCTGGTTATCCCGGCGACCACACAGCTCGACGCCGTCGCCGGTCCACTTCGCCATGTCGCCGGTACGGTAGGCGCGCAGGGTTTGGCCGCCTGACACATTCAGGTTCAGATAGCGCTCAGCGGTTTGCTGCGGGTTGTTCAGATACCCGAGGCAAACCCCCGGACCGATGATGTACAACTCGCCTACCGTGTGGTCGGTGACCGGTTGCAAGTCTTCATCGAGGAT
It encodes the following:
- a CDS encoding SRPBCC family protein, with amino-acid sequence MSTLQPDTLIKNPQGCHVVSSVEVPADAKEVWAIVGNFAGFDRFIPALSHIEMTGEGVSSLRKKFFKDGNLVVEQLNSRNDHALNMTWTTIYNTLGVANLWAAMSVEPLGAGKSRATWTIIAEPAQGGAEALPGFKDFVQGFADDAMNNVLKLFA
- a CDS encoding non-ribosomal peptide synthetase codes for the protein MRRLDILLIGQSQALTDLALELEQHGHSLVRFDALNEQSSFDLLIDDASLPFAGFDATPRLTLQLGVGASQVCGLPPLDVLCTYNSALFTRIPIADEPGGNGQALRLRAMAELLDHVALLVSRFSRDADYFLHTEPAAPAHFERVENLLFLEHLAFVHALNLTEQSWLLKLAQISMIERLEQRLHQSAERPALTIGETTLSYRQLHAHSRAIQQRLQPLLDQHEGPLVVAICLPKCSALYAGILAILGSGAVYLPLEPSHPLQRQQYILSNGGAVLLLHDGQHPLADDTPGLDISRINAEDADLEQPLMRHRPDLDAPCMALYTSGTTGHPKGVLLSQANLAHFTAWYADYVQLTEHSRVLQFSSLSFDSSLIDIFPTLLQGAELVVPSDDQRRAPLQLVELIRHRQLSHGFLPPALLSILPLDQLQVLAHVMTGGDVCEPWVIEQLTRQGKLYNLYGPTEATVLITARQLRTGDSNRTLGAPIANSQVLILDEDLQPVTDHTVGELYIIGPGVCLGYLNNPQQTAERYLNLNVSGGQTLRAYRTGDMAKWTGDGVELCGRRDNQVKIRGFRVEPEEIERCLRDSQLFRQVAVVIDSQRRILAFLAQPQEDRPGAAREALKAHAVQFLPDYMQPGAWTELQSMPFASNGKVDRKALLSMPVSVLENTTRRLPASADEGLLLEIWAELLELPVSDISTDESFFNLGGHSILLSRMLLRLREEFGRSISINRFIELPTIAKLATLVRGSGTEEVLSEKALADAFRELDIQPLPVSKMGDVHKVIVTGANSFVGVHIVEALLGWGATEVACLVRDGGGQTAAERFAHALRENRLEHLDLSRVRVYAADIARPFLGLSCEVYERLDQEFGALVHNAANVNHVLDYESLARDNVEPIFECLRLCEGRSKKIFNFVSTLSASSTITADGRVLELPAAPTPPIYIKNGYNLSKWVGERILERARERGVRVNLYRPGNISFNSLTGVCQPHKNRLMLMLKGSIQLGRVPEFALNFDLMPVDFLARFIAFHASRYQPEKAVFNLHNPEPLSWDDYVASFREAGREFSMVSVADWQQQLDRVDSDNALFGVLGFYLNGFEEDIGDISMIGHDNAQAGVRQMGAHYPEKSPALLRRGCDYLKEINFI